The Bacteroidota bacterium genome includes the window TCGCCGCCCTCGACATCGCCGACGATGCCAGCCGCGCCCTTGTCACCGCCGCCGACTACGCCGAGCGCACCGGACGCGACCTCCACATCCTCAACGTGCGAGCCTCCATGCCGACGTACGTGCCCAAGACGGACCCCGACGCGGGTTTCCGTGCGATGGTGGAAGTAAAGGTGGATCAGGCTCTCGGCCCAGGCGCATGCGTGCAGCTCCAGCCGACCATTCACGTCGTCCACGGCGATGCGCCTGCCCACGCGACCATTTCACTTGCGGATGAGATCGCGCCCGCACTCGTCGTACTTGGCACGCACGGTCGACGTGGCTACCAGCGGTTTGCCCACGGCAGCGTAGCTGAAGAGGTCATTCGTAAGGCCCCCTGTGCCGTGTTGGCTGTGCCGAACGGAGCAGAGCGCCTCACGCCGAGCCCGGATCGCCCGGTGCTGATCCCGATCGACCTCTCTGATCACAGCGCGGCGGCTCTCAGGGCGGGCGCTGAGTTTGCCGCACGCTACGACGCGCCAGTGATCGTCCTGCACTCGGTCCCGCCATCCGGCTTCGGGGCGGGCCGCTACGTGATCTCCGGGCGCGTGCAGTCTTCGATCTCCGAGGCGACGCGCAGCGCCGTCGGGCTCCACATCGCCGACTCCGGCATCAACGCCGACGAGGTGCTCATCGAGCCGGGCTTCCCGGACGAGGTCATCGACCGCATCGCCGAGGAGCGGCAGGTCGGCTGCATCGCGATGGGCACGCACGGGCGGCGAGGGATCGAGTACGCCGTTGTCGGCAGCATCACCGAGTCGGTGATGCGCCGCGCGGCCTGCCCGGTGCTCGCCGTACGCGCCTAGCTCACACCTCGGCGCTCATCCGCAGCCGGTCGCTTTCGTCGGAGAGGTTCGGCTCGCCGAGCTGACCCTCCGACGCAGCTACGATCGTTGCCACGGTGGCGTCGCCCGTGATGTTGACCACGGTGCGGATCATGTCGAGGATGCGGTCCACGCCGAGGATGAGCGCGATGCCCGCGGCGGGGACGCCGACGGCTTCGAGGATGATGACGAGCATGATGATCCCGGCGCCCGGCACCGCCGCCGTGCCGATGGAGGCGAGCACGGCCGTGAGCACGATCGTGAGCTGCGCGCCGAGCGCGAGGTCCATCCCGATGGCCTGCGCGATGAACACCGCAGCGACCGCCTGGTAGAGCGCCGTGCCGTCCATGTTGATCGTCGCGCCGAGCGGCAGCACGAAGCTCGACACCTCCTCGCTCACGCCGAGCTTCTCCTCGCAACGCTCCATCGTAACGGGCAGCGTCGCGCCGGACGACGAGGTCGAGAAGGCCACGAGTTGCGCTGGGCCGATGCCCTGGAAGAACGTCCAGATCTGCATCGGCGAGAAAGTCTTGAGGAGCGTCATGTAGGTGATCGCGACGTGCAGGCCGAGGCCGAGCAGCACCGTCAGGCAGTAGACGCCGAGGGCCCCGACGAGCCGGAGTATGCGCGACGGATCATCGCCCGCGACCTCGGTGATGGCGCTCGCGAGCAGCGCGAACACGCCGACCGGCGCCAGCAGCATGATGACATCCACGAGCCGGATCACCACGTCGTTGAGTCCCTCGACCACCCGCAGGACGGGCTCGGCCTTCTCGCGCGGAATCTGGATCAGCCCGATGCCGATCAGCAGCGCCATGAAGACGACCTGGAGCATGTTGCCGTTGTTGCCCACGGCCGCGAAGAAGTTCTGCGGCACGATGTCGACGAGGAACTGGAGGGGCCCGCGCTGCTGGGCGGCTTCGGCGCGGTCCATGCGCGACTGCGCATCGCCGCCGTAGGCATCTGCTAGCTCCTGCTGCATGGCCTCCGGGACATAGTCGCCCGGCTGGAGCAGGTTGACGGCGAGGAGCCCGATGGTGACCGCGACCGCTGTGGTCCCCAGGTAGATGCCGATGGTCTTGCCGCCGATGCGCGAGAGCTTGCGGAGGTCGCTCAGGCTCGCTACGCCAAGGATGAGCGACACGAGCACGAGCGGCACAGCGATGAGCTTGAGACCGTTCAGGAAGATGATGCCCCACGGCGCAATCCAGGCGTCTACGAAGCCGCCCCAGCCGCTGACGGCCGCCACCACGCCGTAGATCAGACCGAAAACCAGGCCGAGGATGATCTGCCAGTGGAGCTTCTTGTACCAGGCCATGCGCGGTGGGTGTTGGGTGCGGTCGTGGAACGGACAGACCGCGAAGGTACGTGTGCGCCACCTTCGAACCGCACTGCCCCGCGTCAGAGGAACAGGCTAGCCACTGCCACGAGCGCGGCCCCGGCGAGCGTCCCCGCGAGGTTGACACGGTCGTTGGTCACCCAGGCCCAGCCGCGCACGAGTGGGTTGGGCACGCGGTCGTCATCGAACCCCGTGGCCGCGCGTTCGGTGAGCGCCCGCGTACGCACGTCGCGGTAGAGTGCCTGCGCCGTGGCTCCGAGCGCGCTGTCGAGGAGCGAGGCGAGGACACCCCCGAGGACGACAACTGCGAAGGCCGTCCCAGTGCCCACCTCGGCAAGCCGCGCAGTCGCCACGAACGGCAGCGGCGCGAAGACTGTCGCGGCTCCGGCCAGCGCGCCGAGCGTGCCCGCGATGGAGACGCCGCCCGAAGCGCCTGGCGCGACAGGTTTCCACGTCCACACCGAGCGCGTCGCGCCGCGCACCCACGTCCCGATCTCAGTCGCCCACGTATCGGCGGCGGCGGCGGCAAACGCGCCCACAAAGCCCCAGTAGAGCCACGGCTGTGGCGCGACTACGTGTACGAGCAACAGCAGCCATGCGACGCCGCCGTTGGCGTAGACCTGCCCGGCGTCGCGACGGCTCCCCTTCTCGGCCTGCACGACCGCTGACTTCCGCCGCTTCCCGAGCTTCGAGAGCAGGCTCGACAACACAAAGAAGGCGAAGCCCGGCAGCGCCCAGTCCCACCCGCCGAGGCCCACGACAGAGAAGGCCAGCAGGCTCGCCGCGATGGCTCCGCCGAGGTCGAGAAAGCGCGCGCCATACGCTAGCACCCCGAACGCCAGCGCCCATCCGAGCGCAACCGCCAGCGACACCAGTTCGCCCGGGGCTTCCCGGAGGAACACAAGCGGGACGATGACGGCCACCACGATCGTCAGGTTGTCCCACCCCTTTCCGCCGATGAGTTCGGCACCGGTTGCGAGCACCGCGACCAGGAGTGCGGTCGCCGCATACTCTGCGGGCGTGAACGCGAACGGGTCGAGCCAGACGAGTGCGGACCACGCGAGCAAGGTCGCGGTCACGAAGAACGCCGCCGTCCCGGCCAACGACTTTGTGTTGCCCCCCATCGAAAACCGTCCAGGCCTGCGGAGTGTCTCCCCGACGAGCGAAGCGACGGGGTCGGCCAGCGCGAGCACGAGAAATGCCGTCTGCAGCGCGAAGGCGCGCGTCGCATCGAGCGTCCAGCACGCCCAGAGCGCCACCAGCAGCGCGGTCGGAAACACCACCGTGCCGAGGCTCTGCCGCTCGATGGCGTGCATGCCTCGAAACACGCCGCGCGGGATCGCCCACAGGTTCACGCCGATGAAGCCCGTGGCGAGGACGTAGATCCAGAACGGATTGTCGAAGAGCAGCGGACAGCCGGCCACTGCGAGCCCCGTCCAAGCATGCACGAAGCGGCGCGACGCCTCGCCGGGCCACCCTCGCGCCCGGAGCAGTTCGCCCACGCCCACGCCGACGAGCAGCACGCCGCCGAACGCCCAGAACCAAACGAAGTCGCTGATCGCTGCCATGCGCTGAAGCTACCAACGGCCGGACCTTTCACGTCCCGGCCGATGCCGCTACCACAGCACCTCGAACGGAACGCGCAGCGCCACTTCGAACGTGGCTCGGCCAGAACGTCTGGTGAAGCCGAGATCGTCGATCGGTCGCACCCACACTTGCCGCCACCGAGCCTGAATGAAATCGGACCCTAAACCGAGCAACACGCCGGGCTCTACAATCCATCCGGCTAAGGGAAGCCCGGCCAGTTCGGGGTCGCGACTCAGTACGTCTAGGTCATAATCGAGATACGCCAGCCTGGTCGTGAAACCGAACTGCGACCGAAACCCGTCGGGATCGCCCTGCTCGAACACGAGCGCTCCCGTCCAATACCGGGTCGTGAACGAGCCACTTTCGTTGACAAAGCGGTCGCCGTCACGGGAGAGCTCGACCGTACCCTGCGTTTCGCTCTCGCCGGAGCCGTAGCCCCCTCCTAGCTCTACCCACGTCCGCACCGCCGATGACAGGGGAAGCGCATAGCTCAGACCACCTCCAGCGTACCGCCCCCAGTGTCGACGAAACGCTGTGTCGTTGCCATCCTCACTCTCCAACAGCCCGTAGGCGAACAACCCGTATGGCGCACGCACGAGCACAGACCCGGTCAGCAACCCTGACGGCTGCAGTTGCATGGTTGCAGCAACGCCGGAATCATCCATTGCCACGACCGGATGCGGCGTCGGCGTGTATATCGGCGGCGGGGCGCATCCTACGCCGATGACGTAGGTAGCGACGATGAAGACAAAGGCGACGCGCATCGACTCAGAACTGGAGGCGCACGCTGGCAACGGGAGTCACGGCTCCGCTTGCGTCCGGCAAGAGCGTCAGTTCGCTGTCGAGACGCAGGTTGTGTACCCGCGCCGTCAGCATCGCATCGAAGGCGCTCAGCACGTGGTTGAGCACGATCACCGACGACACCCGCGAGGCACGGCGGAGCAGCCCGTTGGCGTCGCCGTGGTCGTCGGCGTAGGCGCGGAACTGGTCGGTCGTCTTCGCAAGTGCGACGGGCAGAGCCCCGTCGGGAGACGCCGCGGCGAAGTCTTCCCAGCCGGGGTTGAACTGGAAGTACTTGCCGATGAGCTCGTAGTACTGCTGCGAGCCGTAGAGCGGAAGCTGGTGCGAGAACGCGACACCGTTCGCGGCGACGCTCTCGTCTTCGGCCGCACGGATCGCCGAGACGAGCGTGCGCACCGCCTCCTCGTCCCGAGCACTCCATGTGCCGGGTGCCTGGAAGTCGACGCGGGCGGCGGTCTGCAGGGCAGCATCAAGCTCGGTCGGGTTGCCTCGGTACCCTTCGTAGTCGACGAGCCAGCTTCCGTAGCGGTGGGGGCTCCAGCGCGCGTGGGCCTCGGCCTGGTACGCATCGCGCCCGTCGATGCCCTGGCCGCGCCACGAAGCGTAGCCCGTCCAGAGCGCCACTTCGAGCCCGGCGTAGACGGCTGCGCGCACCCAACTCCGGTTGTAGGCCTGCCCGGCACCCGGAACCGCTGCCGACAGCGCGAGCGCGAGGGGCACGCTCCGCCTCCCCTCAGGAGCCTCCTCCCACGACCACGTCCGCGAAGGCTCTGCGTCTGCGAGGACGAGTGCTTCTGCGAGGACGAGTGCGTCTGCGAGCACGAGGTCTCCATGCAGAAAGCCCGTCACCCGAATCGAGTCGGGGACCGTCGCCGTGGCTGCAAGCGGCAGTAGCGCGAGGAAGAGCAGAGGCCAGCGCAGCATGGAAGCACGTCGATGCAGGGGAAGGAGACGCCAGTATACCCGCTTGAGCCTCGACTGTCTAGCCTTTCTCCTGCCCCTCCCCATGCCAAGACCGGCAGGTCCGAGCTATTCCGAGTCAGTCCAACGCCTACTGGTTGTAGGCGTCGGCGGCGTTCGTCGGCAGTTCGGCTCCGCCTACTTCCTCCACGACCGTCGGGTCGAGGTCGCAGACGTGGATGCGGCCACTGGGGTAGCCTGCGTCGCCGCCGTTGAGGAACGACTCGGCGAGCGTGCGGCTGTACTCCTCGGCGCGCGAGTGGCGCAGGTGGGCGAAGTCGGGGAAGTCGTCGTCGTTGCAGGCGAAGCCGGCGGTGCGGACGTAGCGCAGGCCGTTCGCCTGGCGGTACTCCGTGAACACCTCGGTGCTTTGCAGCAGCGCCTCCGAGCCGAAGCGGATGATGCCGTAGGACCCCATCGGCACGTCGAAGAAGACGACCTCGCCGCCCTCGGCACGGACGAGCTCGACGATGCTGGCTGCGGCGGTGCGGTTCCAGTCGTCGACGGGCTCTTCGAGTTCCTCGGCCTGCCGCGTCTCAAAGCGGACGATGTTGCGGGTGATGTCGATGCCCTCGTCGTCGCAGCGGACGCCGCCGTCGGTGCTCATGTCGGCCTCGGCGCAGTCCTCGTCTTTCGTCTCCGTGGCACCTTTTCCCGCGCCGAAGGCCCGGTTGAGCGCGCCCTCGAACTTGTTGGTGAGCGCGTCCCAGTAGCGCGTCGACATGAAGAGCGCCGAGCCGATGGCGGCCACCTTCGTTTCTTTGGTGTCGGTCGAGGAGAGGACGTACTGCGGGAGATCGCCCACGCGCATCGGTGGGCCAAGCAGTTCGGGCCACGACTCCTTCGCCCATTCGCCGTCCCACGTGTTGGTCTGCGCGAGGCCCATCGGCGACTCGATCATCACCGTCGTGCCTTCGAGCGAGCCGGGATAGTCGGCGGCGAGGTTGCGGAGGTGGAAGTAGTGCTCCACGAGCGTCGAGTAGCCCTTGCCCTGGTCGATGGCCATCGGCCGCGTGCCCGTGCGCTCCTCGACGACATCGGCGAAGGCCTGCGGCTCGACGGCGGCCGCCACGCGCGACGACCCGACGAAGAGGTAGTCGATCTGCCGGTCGTTGGAAGCCGCCATCCGGGTCGGGTGGTAGAAGTCGACGTGCTTCTCCTGCCCTTTGAACTTGTCGGCGGCCATGACGCGGATCCCGAACTCCATCACCAGCACAGGGATGAGGATGAAGAGCAGGCCGTTGCCCATGAGGCGGACGAAGTCGCGCCCTTTTTTGTCATTGAGGCGATCCTGCTGTACGTCGGCGCGGATCTCCTCGCTGTGGACGGACACGTCGTGGACGAGCGAGCCAGCATCGGAGCTCTCGGTAGCGGCGCCGTCGCCCTCGGTGGTCGGTCGGATGTCGTTCGAGTCACTCATAATTCTGATGCGAAAGGGTGCAGCGTCGCAGCGTGACGTTTAGAACTGGAAGTAGATGAACTGCTCGTTGTCGAAGACGCCGAAGAAGAGGATGATGAAGATCAAGCCCCAGTAGAACGTCCAGCGCAGCGCGCGCGGCATCCTGGCGAGCAGCCCCGCGACCGAGTGGCCACGCTCCTGCACGACGTGCACCGCTTCGAGGAGCATGATCATGCTGAGGCTGATGACCATCATCGCGGGCGTGAACCCTTCGACCATCCATGCGCCAAATCCTTCCCACGGGGTCTTTGCCCAGGTGACATAGACTTGCCAGCCGTCGGCAACGGATTGGGCGCGGAACCACGTGCCGGTGATGTAGAACAGGCCGAAGGTGCCGATGACGCTCGTGACGTAGCGGAACTGCCGGACCATGTTGAGCGACGGCCGCAGCGTGAAGCCGCGCGCTGCGATCGGCGCGGGCGTGGGGACGGGGCGCGGCTTGCTGCCCGCCCTACGCTTGCGAATCGGTGCCGTATGGCCCGCAACGGCTTTCTCGATCATTCGCCAGTTGTTGTCGCGGAATTTCTTCGTCGACACGCTCGCGATAATGATGAGGCCGTTGAGCATGCCCCAGATAGCGAACGTCCAGGACGCGCCGTGCCAGACGCCAGTAAGGAAGAAGACGATCATCACGTTGCGGAACGCCTTAGCGCGGCCCCGGCTGCCGCCGAGCGGGTAGTAGACGTAGTCGCGGAACCAGTCCACGAGCGTCATATGCCAGCGCCGCCACAGCTCCGCTGTTGAGGTGGCGAAATAGGGCCGGTTGAAGTTCTGCGACAGGTCGTAGCCCATGATGCGCGCCGCCCCGATGGCGATGTCGCAATAGCCTGAGAAGTCGCAGTAGACCTGGTAGGCGAAGAACCCGCCCGCCACGATGATCTGCGCCGACGACGCGCTCCCGATATCGGCGAAGACGATGTTGACGTAGAGCGAGACGCGGTCGGCGATGACGAGCTTCTTGAAGAAGCCCCACGCCATCAGCCGCAGGCCGCTCACGGTGCGGTTGTACGAGAAGTCGTGCTTGCGGAAGAACTGCGGGAGCAGGTTGCCCGAGCGTTCGATCGGCCCCGCGACGAGCTGCGGGAAGAACGTCACGTAGAGCGCAAAGATGCCGAAGTGCTTCTCGGCGTCCACCTTGCCGCGGTACACGTCGATGGTGTAGGCGAGCGTCTGGAACGTGTAGAACGAGATGCCGACCGGCAGCAGCAGGTTGAACACTGGCGTGTTGATGTCCCACCCGAGCATGTCGGCTAGCCCACCGACGTTCATGCTCGCCCAGTCGAAGTACTTGAAGAAAAACAGCAGTCCCAGGTTGCCTGCGAGACTCGCCCAGAGGAAGGGACGCCGCGCCTTCTTCGTTTTCCTCTCTCCCATCGCCCGTGCGGCGAAGTAGTCGACCGTGGTGGAGAACCAGATCAGGCCGAGGTAGGACCACTCCCAGAGCCCGTAGAACAGGTAGCTGGCTCCGAGCAGCAGCATCCAGCGGTACCTGTACGGCAGCGCGAAGTAGATCGCGACGACCGCCGGGAAGAAGAAGACGAAGTCGAGGGAATTGAAGAGCATCGGAGGCGCTGGAGGGCGAGCGCAGGGCTACCGGCAAACGGCAGGCGGAGGGTGAGGCAGGGTGGCGTCCCGCAAGCGCGCAAGTCTAGCCGTTTCAGGCAGCAGGCGCAAGCAAGGGGTATGCGAAGGCGGCGTGGATTTACGACGAGCGCGCCGAGACGTCCCGGAGCACCGCGGCCACTTCCTGGGCGACCCGAGCCGTGCCAAATCGGGTCAGGGCGTCGGTGCGGGCGGCGGCGGCCATCGTGCGGGTGCGGCTGGGGTCGGCGAGGAGGGCGGCGAGGGCAGTGCGGAGCGCGGCAGCGTCGCCGGGGGGAACCAGGCGACCCGTCGTCTGGTCGTCCAGGATTTCGACGGCGCCGCCTGCAGCGGTGGCGACGACCGCGCGTTCAGCAAGCATGCCTTCGACAATCACCCGGCCAAAGGGCTCGGCGGCCACGGATGTGTGCGCCACGATGTCGCAGCAGTGCAACAGAACGGGCACGTCATTCCGGAAGCCGGGCAGCACGACGCGCCCCGCAAGCGGCGGCTGTGCCGCCTGAGACCGCAGTGTCTCAGCATAGGCGCGGTCCTCCGGGAAGATGGCATCGCCCACGACCAGCGCTTGCACGTCCGGGAGGCCCTCCAGCGCGTCGAGCAGCACGTGCTGCCCTTTCCACGGCGCGAGGCGGCTGAACACGCCCACCACGGGCCGCTCGTCGAGCCCCAGCGCGGCTTTCGCTGCGGCGACTTCTTCGTCCGTGACCGCGTCGAACGGAGTCGGGTCGATGCCGTTGAGCACGACGCGCACGAGCTTTTCCTTACCGCCAGCTTCCACGAACGCATCGGCGGTCGCCTGGCTGTTGCAGATCACCGCGGCGGCGAAGCGGTTGGCGAGGGTGATCGCGACCGTCCGGTTGGCGCGGCTGAAGTGATCCGCCGTCATCACGTCGCGGAGGTGCCACACTACGGGGCGCCGTGCCAGCGGGGCCGCGAGCGCCGCCGTCACAAACGCCTTCTGCGAGTTGGCCAGCGCCACGTCGAAGTCGCGCAGCCGCCTCGCCACACGACGCGCCTGCGCCCAGATCGCGGGGACGACGCCGAGTGCCCCGGCCAGTCCCCCATCGCGCGTCACGTCGAGCAACGCCTGCGGCGCGTCGAGCACCTCGACGGCTACACCCGACTCAGAAAGGCGGCTGCGGAACGGCCCATCCGCGTAGAGCGCCACCACGCTCTCCGGCCCCGCCGACCGCGCGATGTCGAGCAGTGACAGCTCCGCCCCGCCCAGCACCGCCGCATGGTCGAGGAAGAGCGTGCGGGGGAACGTTGCAGGCTGCAAGGCCAGGGACGACGATCGTGAGTC containing:
- a CDS encoding universal stress protein, yielding MSAAPLLAALDIADDASRALVTAADYAERTGRDLHILNVRASMPTYVPKTDPDAGFRAMVEVKVDQALGPGACVQLQPTIHVVHGDAPAHATISLADEIAPALVVLGTHGRRGYQRFAHGSVAEEVIRKAPCAVLAVPNGAERLTPSPDRPVLIPIDLSDHSAAALRAGAEFAARYDAPVIVLHSVPPSGFGAGRYVISGRVQSSISEATRSAVGLHIADSGINADEVLIEPGFPDEVIDRIAEERQVGCIAMGTHGRRGIEYAVVGSITESVMRRAACPVLAVRA
- a CDS encoding DUF92 domain-containing protein, with product MAAISDFVWFWAFGGVLLVGVGVGELLRARGWPGEASRRFVHAWTGLAVAGCPLLFDNPFWIYVLATGFIGVNLWAIPRGVFRGMHAIERQSLGTVVFPTALLVALWACWTLDATRAFALQTAFLVLALADPVASLVGETLRRPGRFSMGGNTKSLAGTAAFFVTATLLAWSALVWLDPFAFTPAEYAATALLVAVLATGAELIGGKGWDNLTIVVAVIVPLVFLREAPGELVSLAVALGWALAFGVLAYGARFLDLGGAIAASLLAFSVVGLGGWDWALPGFAFFVLSSLLSKLGKRRKSAVVQAEKGSRRDAGQVYANGGVAWLLLLVHVVAPQPWLYWGFVGAFAAAAADTWATEIGTWVRGATRSVWTWKPVAPGASGGVSIAGTLGALAGAATVFAPLPFVATARLAEVGTGTAFAVVVLGGVLASLLDSALGATAQALYRDVRTRALTERAATGFDDDRVPNPLVRGWAWVTNDRVNLAGTLAGAALVAVASLFL
- a CDS encoding dicarboxylate/amino acid:cation symporter, whose protein sequence is MAWYKKLHWQIILGLVFGLIYGVVAAVSGWGGFVDAWIAPWGIIFLNGLKLIAVPLVLVSLILGVASLSDLRKLSRIGGKTIGIYLGTTAVAVTIGLLAVNLLQPGDYVPEAMQQELADAYGGDAQSRMDRAEAAQQRGPLQFLVDIVPQNFFAAVGNNGNMLQVVFMALLIGIGLIQIPREKAEPVLRVVEGLNDVVIRLVDVIMLLAPVGVFALLASAITEVAGDDPSRILRLVGALGVYCLTVLLGLGLHVAITYMTLLKTFSPMQIWTFFQGIGPAQLVAFSTSSSGATLPVTMERCEEKLGVSEEVSSFVLPLGATINMDGTALYQAVAAVFIAQAIGMDLALGAQLTIVLTAVLASIGTAAVPGAGIIMLVIILEAVGVPAAGIALILGVDRILDMIRTVVNITGDATVATIVAASEGQLGEPNLSDESDRLRMSAEV
- a CDS encoding glycosyltransferase family 4 protein, which gives rise to MQPATFPRTLFLDHAAVLGGAELSLLDIARSAGPESVVALYADGPFRSRLSESGVAVEVLDAPQALLDVTRDGGLAGALGVVPAIWAQARRVARRLRDFDVALANSQKAFVTAALAAPLARRPVVWHLRDVMTADHFSRANRTVAITLANRFAAAVICNSQATADAFVEAGGKEKLVRVVLNGIDPTPFDAVTDEEVAAAKAALGLDERPVVGVFSRLAPWKGQHVLLDALEGLPDVQALVVGDAIFPEDRAYAETLRSQAAQPPLAGRVVLPGFRNDVPVLLHCCDIVAHTSVAAEPFGRVIVEGMLAERAVVATAAGGAVEILDDQTTGRLVPPGDAAALRTALAALLADPSRTRTMAAAARTDALTRFGTARVAQEVAAVLRDVSARSS
- a CDS encoding MBOAT family O-acyltransferase codes for the protein MLFNSLDFVFFFPAVVAIYFALPYRYRWMLLLGASYLFYGLWEWSYLGLIWFSTTVDYFAARAMGERKTKKARRPFLWASLAGNLGLLFFFKYFDWASMNVGGLADMLGWDINTPVFNLLLPVGISFYTFQTLAYTIDVYRGKVDAEKHFGIFALYVTFFPQLVAGPIERSGNLLPQFFRKHDFSYNRTVSGLRLMAWGFFKKLVIADRVSLYVNIVFADIGSASSAQIIVAGGFFAYQVYCDFSGYCDIAIGAARIMGYDLSQNFNRPYFATSTAELWRRWHMTLVDWFRDYVYYPLGGSRGRAKAFRNVMIVFFLTGVWHGASWTFAIWGMLNGLIIIASVSTKKFRDNNWRMIEKAVAGHTAPIRKRRAGSKPRPVPTPAPIAARGFTLRPSLNMVRQFRYVTSVIGTFGLFYITGTWFRAQSVADGWQVYVTWAKTPWEGFGAWMVEGFTPAMMVISLSMIMLLEAVHVVQERGHSVAGLLARMPRALRWTFYWGLIFIILFFGVFDNEQFIYFQF